The genomic segment GCACATGGCACCGTCAGTGTCGGATCTATAGTGAAACTGAAAGATCTTGAATTTGATGAAATTGAAGAATACTATGTGGTAGGCTCTACCGAGTCTGACCCAATGAACAACAAGGTATCGGATGAATCCCCCTTGGGTAAAGCGCTGATTGGCAAAAAATCAGGCGACAAGGTGAGTGTCGATGCCCCCAGCGGACCGGTACCTTATGAGATTCTCGATGTTACCAGATAACGCAAGACTGTAAGGATATGCGAAATGCGGGCTATGAACCATAGCCTGCATTTTTGAGGTTGAGCAAGTGAAAATTGAAAGTCTGTTTGCAAGCAGTTAACTGCCTTGTATGCGGGCAAATGGAGGTTAAAATATATGCAGGAAAACCAAAACCAAAACACTCAGGCAGAAACCGACGAATTGAACGAGCAACAGCTCTCCGAAATTTTACAAATTCGCCGCGGTAAGCTTGCAGAGATGCAAAATGCCGGCAACGACCCTTTTAAAATTACAACCTACGAAACCACTGCCTATGCGCAGGATATTGTGGACAAGTTTGATGAGTACGAAGAAAAAGAGGTTCGCATTGCGGGCAGAATTATGTCTTGGCGAGATATGGGCAAAGCGGCGTTTATGGATTTGCGCGATGCATCAGGCCGCATTCAGCTGTATGTAAAGATTGATGTTGTAGGCGAAGAAACGTATCAAAATATGCGCAGCTACCTCGATATCGGTGATATCGTAGGAGTTAGCGGCATCGCGTTCCGTACACGCCGCGGCGAAATTTCGGTAAAAGCGCATGAGATGGCCATTTTGTCAAAATCATTGCTTCCTCTGCCAGAAAAATGGCATGGGCTAAAGGATACCGATATGCGTTTTCGCCAGCGTTATGTAGATTTAATTGTAAACCCGGATGTTCGTGACGCATTTGTAAAACGCTCTAAAATTATTACCGAGATTCGCAACTTCTTAAATGATGAAGGATTTTTGGAGGTTGAAACTCCGGTATTGCACTCGATTGCAGGCGGTGCATCTGCAAGACCATTTATCACCCATCATAATACTCTGGATATCGACATGTATCTGCGTATTGCGTTGGAGTTGCACTTGAAACGACTGATTGTGGGCGGTTTTGATAAAGTTTACGAAATTGGGCGCGTATTCCGCAACGAGGGTATGGATACCCGCCATAACCCCGAGTTTACACTGCTTGAGTTGTATCAGGCATTTACCGATTACCACGGTATGATGGATATTACAGAAAATCTTATCCGTAATGTTGCAAAAAAAGTTCTCGGTACTGCTCAAATTACTTACGACGACACCGAAATTGATTTGGATAAACCGTTTGAGCGCCTCACAATGTCGGATGCTGTGCTGAAATACGGCAAAGTTGATTTCAGCAAGATAGAGACATTGGAGGATGCGAGAGCACTTGCAAAAGAGCATCATATCGAATATGAAGAGCGTCATCAAAAAGGCGATATTCTGAACTTGTTCTTTGAAACTTACGTTGAAGAGCATTTGATGCAGCCCACCTTTATTATGGATCATCCTGTAGAGATTTCTCCGCTTGCTAAGAGAAAACCCAACGACCCTAACTACACCGAGCGGTTTGAGTTGTTTATCGTGGGCCGTGAGCATGCAAACGCATTTTCTGAGCTAAACGACCCTATCGACCAGCGCGGGCGTTTCGAAGCACAGGCTGCTGCAAAAGCAGCGGGCGATGACGAAGCTTGCGATGTGGACGAAGATTATCTCACCGCAATGGAATACGGTATGCCCCCAACAGGCGGTTTGGGCATCGGTATCGACCGTTTGGTAATGCTTCTTACCAACAGTGCTTCTATCCGCGATGTTCTATTATTCCCAACTATGAAGCCGATTGCTAATAAATAGTAATGGTTTATAAAAAGAGTCGCTGTATGGGCGGCTCTTTTTTACGGATAAAATGCATATTTGCTGTATAGAGTCATACTCTGCGGCGAATGATACAAAATATATTGCATATTACTTCGCAATTTGCAATATATTTGCATTTACATTCCAAACACTTTCGGTTATAATAATACAAAACACACACCCTTTAAGTTAGTCCCGTGAGGCTGGCAAGGTAGTGATCAGTGAGTAGTACGGCATATCTGTAGGTAAAAATGCCTTGTTGATGTGCAGTGATAGTAGCTAGAAACGGCCTGTCCGGTCTCTTTTTGAGAGCTGGATATGCCGTTTTTTTGTTATAAAGAAAAGGAGGCACAGAGTTGCTGAAAGAAAAAACTGAAATTATGGACGCGAACGCCATGCGGCGGGCAATTACCAGAATTTCATTTGAAATTATTGAAAAAAACAAAGGACTACAGGATATCTGCATTATCGGAATTTTATCGCGGGGTGCCATTATTGCCAAACGGCTGGCGAAACGCATTGCCGAACTAGAAGAAGTGCAAGTTCCGGTTGGTTATCTCGATATTACCCCCTACCGCGACGACAAGCGCCGAAGCACGAAAGATCATTCAGAAATTGCCTTTGATGTTACCGGCAAAAAAGTGGTACTTGTGGATGATGTTATTTACACGGGGCGCAGTGTACGCGCTGCGATTGACGGGCTGATGGCTCGCGGAAGGCCCGAAAAAATACAGCTTGCCTCGCTGGTAGATAGGGGACATCGAGAGTTACCCATCCGTGCAGACTTTATTGGCAAAAATCTTCCTACCTCAGCGGAAGAAAAGGTTAAAGTTTTTGTGGACGAACAAGACGGCATTGACCGTGTAGTGATTTTATGCGAGGAGGAGAAGCAATGCTGATTCAAAATGCCAGAGTAATCGACCCTGCAAACGGAATTGACGGCATTATGGATATTCTCATTCGTGGCAGTAAAATTGCCGCAATCGGTAAAGATTTACCTGACACCGGCAGCGAGTGTATCAATGCACAGGGGCTTGTGGCTTGCCCAGGGCTGATTGATATGCACGTTCATTTGCGTGCCCCTGGTTTTACCTACAAAGAAGATATTGCGAGCGGTTGTGCCGCGGCAGCAGCGGGCGGCTTTACCGCGGTTGCTTGTATGCCCAACACCAAACCGGTTGCAGACAGCCCCGAAGTGCTGCATTATATCCAAGAGCAAGCAGAAAAAGCCTGTTGCAAGGTTTACCCCGTAGCGGCTATCACGCAAGGGGAACAGGGTAAGCAGCTTACCGATTTTGCTGTGCTCAAAGCGGCGGGTGCCGTTGCAGTAAGCGATGACGGTAAACCGGTTGAGCAAGATGACCTAATGAAGCAGGCACTTGTGCAAGGGGCACAAAATCAACTGTTGATCATCAGCCATTGTGAAGATTTAAAAATCATCGATGGCGGAATAATCAACAAAGGGATTATCTCTGAAGAACTCGGCGTAAAAGGCATGGATCGGCTTAGCGAAGACAGCATTACAAAGCGCGAGTGTCTGCTGGCAGAAGAAACCGGAGGGCGTATCCACATCGCGCATGTTTCTACCAAAGGCTCGGTTGAAATTATCAGGCAGGCAAAGGCACGCGGTGTGCGTGTTACTGCCGAGACAGCACCCCACTATTTTATGATGACCGATCAGTTTTTACGAAACCGCAATGCGAATTTTCGTATGAACCCGCCTCTGCGCGAACAAGAGGATGTTGATGCGGTGCTTGCAGGTGTGCAGGATGGCACGCTCGATTGCATCGTTACCGACCACGCGCCGCATTCGCCCCAAGAAAAGGCGGATTTTTTACAAGCACCCAATGGCATTGTTGGTTTGGAAACCTCGCTTGCGGCGTCGATTACTGAGCTTTACCATAAACAGGGTATGCCGCTTAGCGAGATTGTGCGCAAAATGTCGCTGAATCCTGCCGAAATTTTGGGGATAGAGGGTGGAACGCTCAGCATTGGTAAGCCTGCCGATATCACGCTGTTCCACCCCGATGAAGCTTGGACAGTAGATGCGTCGTGTTTTAAGAGCAAATCACGCAATACTCCGTTTGACGGGCAGAAGCTGATTGGCAAAGTGAAATACACCATCTTAAGCGGAAAAGTTACCTATAAAGACGAGCGAAAAGCTTAAACCATTCATGATGAATTCAAAAGTATAAAACAAGCAGAGAAGAGGAGAAAACCATGTCATTTGACAGACTGATTCACAAAATTGTCGAAACCCAAAACCCCACCGTGGCGGGGCTGGACCCAAAACTGGAATATATTCCTAACTATATCCTTGAGAAAAATTTTAAAGAATACGGCTGCAACTTACGCGGTGCATCTCGTGCCATTTTAGAGTACAACGAGGCATTGATTGATGCCCTTTGCGATATTGTGCCCGCTGTAAAACCGCAGTGTGCTTATTACGAAATGTTCAGCTACTATGGGATGAAAACGTTATGTAAAACCATCGAATATACGAAAAGTAAAGGGATGTACGTCATCATCGACGGTAAGCGCAACGATATCGGTACTACCATGGAGGCATATGCCGTTGCTCATCTCGGGGCAACCAAAGTGTTAGATGATGAGATGGAGGCATTTGGCGGTGACGCGCTTACGGTGAACGGTTATCTGGGAACCGATGGGATTGCTCCGCTCATCCCTTACTGCAATGAGCGTGATAAAGGTATCTTTGTACTGTGCAAAACCTCAAACAAGTCGTCGGGTGAACTGCAGGATAAGCTGGTAGACGGCAAACCTGTATACCGCATTATGGGTGATATGTGTGAAAATTGGGGCAAAGCAGCAATGGGCAGCTTGGGTTACTCTGCAGTGGGTGCTGTAGTAGGTGCAACCTACCCCGAGCAGCTTGCTGAATTACGCTCTGCAATGCCGCACACGTTCTTTTTGGTACCGGGTTATGGTGCACAGGGCGGCGGTGCAAAAGATGTTATGGGAGCATTCGATGCAAAAGGGCTCGGTGCGATTGTCAACTCCTCTCGCGGTATCCTCTGCGCTTGGCAAAAAGAGGGCTGTGATGAACGTGACTTTGCACAGGCAGCACGCCGCGAAGCACTGCGTATGAAGCAAGACATTACTCAGCATTTTGAAAACGGCATTCATTTATAAAATAGTAAAATACTTTGCTGTATGGCAAAGCGTAATAGGCGGGGATATTCACTTACCCGCGACAATCCCTTTGTAATACGGGGTTGCGGCAAAAGCCGCTGGAAAAAGGAGAGAAGATATGTCAAACATTCAACAATCGAAACAAGCAACACTTCTGCTGGAGGATGGAACTATTTTTAAAGGCAAATCCTTCGGTGCTCAAGGCAGCGCAATCGGTGAGGTGGTGTTCACAACCGGTGCAGTCGGCTTTCAAGAGACCATTACCGACCCTAGCTACTGCGGGCAAATTATCACACAAACCTTTCCTCTTACAGGCAATTACGGTATTAACAGCGAAGATTGCGAATCCGCCAAATCGTATGCGGCGGGTTACATTGCACGCGAATGGTGCAGTGAGCCATCAAACTTTCGCAGCGAACAAACAATCGATGCATTTTTAAAAGAACAAGGTATTATCGGTATTTGCGATATTGATACCCGCTCTCTTACCATTCATCTGCGCGAAAACGGTACAATGAACGGTATGATTACCACCGATATAATTACCGACAAATCGGCTTTGCTCCATAAACTAAAAGCCTATAAGCTTACAGATACTGTAGAGACCGTTTCAGTAAAGCAGAACACCCTATATCACGCTGAAAAAAGCTGTAAGGGTACAGTTGCTCTTTACGATTTTGGATGTAAACAAAGTATTATCAATGGCATTACCGCGCAGGGTTACGACGTTGTGGCAATGCCTTACCATACCCCACTTACCGGCGCAATGCGCCTAAACCCCAACGGCATTGTACTGGCAGGCGGCCCCGGCAGCCCCGATGATTACAAGGATATGATTGATAACATTAAACCCTTGCTAAAAGGAGATTTGCCTGTGATGGGTGTTGGGTTGGGTCATCAGCTGCTCGCCTGCGCTGCGGGCGGTAAAGTTACCAAGATGAAGCATGGTCATCGTGGCGGCAACCAGCCGGTGATAGATATTAGGCTCAATAAAACTTTTGTCACAGCACAAAACCATAGCTACACGGTAGAATGCGCTTCGCTCAGCGAAAATGTATGCGAAGTGTTCTGCCATAACATCAACGATAAAACTTGCGAAGGCATCCTCTACAAAAACGCCCCTGCATTTTCCATCCAGTTCCATCCCGAAGCATTTACCGGAACCGGAGATACACACTACTATCTAAACGAATTTGTAAACATGATGAATGCAAGGGGGATAAAATAATGGCATTGCGCAGTGATATAAAAAAAGTTCTTGTAATTGGTTCCGGCCCTATCATTATTGGGCAGGCGGCAGAATTTGATTATGCGGGTACACAGGCATGCCGTGCGCTCAAAGAAGAGGGCTTGGAGGTTGTACTTATCAACTCGAACCCCGCTACGATAATGACCGATAAAGCAATGGCAGATAAAATTTACATCGAGCCCCTCACATTAGATGTTGTGAAGCGCATTATAGAAATTGAACGCCCCGACAGCGTACTTTCCACCCTTGGCGGGCAAACAGGGCTTACTCTTTCGATGCAGCTTGC from the Hydrogenoanaerobacterium saccharovorans genome contains:
- the pyrR gene encoding bifunctional pyr operon transcriptional regulator/uracil phosphoribosyltransferase PyrR — translated: MKEKTEIMDANAMRRAITRISFEIIEKNKGLQDICIIGILSRGAIIAKRLAKRIAELEEVQVPVGYLDITPYRDDKRRSTKDHSEIAFDVTGKKVVLVDDVIYTGRSVRAAIDGLMARGRPEKIQLASLVDRGHRELPIRADFIGKNLPTSAEEKVKVFVDEQDGIDRVVILCEEEKQC
- the pyrF gene encoding orotidine-5'-phosphate decarboxylase, which translates into the protein MSFDRLIHKIVETQNPTVAGLDPKLEYIPNYILEKNFKEYGCNLRGASRAILEYNEALIDALCDIVPAVKPQCAYYEMFSYYGMKTLCKTIEYTKSKGMYVIIDGKRNDIGTTMEAYAVAHLGATKVLDDEMEAFGGDALTVNGYLGTDGIAPLIPYCNERDKGIFVLCKTSNKSSGELQDKLVDGKPVYRIMGDMCENWGKAAMGSLGYSAVGAVVGATYPEQLAELRSAMPHTFFLVPGYGAQGGGAKDVMGAFDAKGLGAIVNSSRGILCAWQKEGCDERDFAQAARREALRMKQDITQHFENGIHL
- the lysS gene encoding lysine--tRNA ligase; the encoded protein is MQENQNQNTQAETDELNEQQLSEILQIRRGKLAEMQNAGNDPFKITTYETTAYAQDIVDKFDEYEEKEVRIAGRIMSWRDMGKAAFMDLRDASGRIQLYVKIDVVGEETYQNMRSYLDIGDIVGVSGIAFRTRRGEISVKAHEMAILSKSLLPLPEKWHGLKDTDMRFRQRYVDLIVNPDVRDAFVKRSKIITEIRNFLNDEGFLEVETPVLHSIAGGASARPFITHHNTLDIDMYLRIALELHLKRLIVGGFDKVYEIGRVFRNEGMDTRHNPEFTLLELYQAFTDYHGMMDITENLIRNVAKKVLGTAQITYDDTEIDLDKPFERLTMSDAVLKYGKVDFSKIETLEDARALAKEHHIEYEERHQKGDILNLFFETYVEEHLMQPTFIMDHPVEISPLAKRKPNDPNYTERFELFIVGREHANAFSELNDPIDQRGRFEAQAAAKAAGDDEACDVDEDYLTAMEYGMPPTGGLGIGIDRLVMLLTNSASIRDVLLFPTMKPIANK
- a CDS encoding dihydroorotase, producing MLIQNARVIDPANGIDGIMDILIRGSKIAAIGKDLPDTGSECINAQGLVACPGLIDMHVHLRAPGFTYKEDIASGCAAAAAGGFTAVACMPNTKPVADSPEVLHYIQEQAEKACCKVYPVAAITQGEQGKQLTDFAVLKAAGAVAVSDDGKPVEQDDLMKQALVQGAQNQLLIISHCEDLKIIDGGIINKGIISEELGVKGMDRLSEDSITKRECLLAEETGGRIHIAHVSTKGSVEIIRQAKARGVRVTAETAPHYFMMTDQFLRNRNANFRMNPPLREQEDVDAVLAGVQDGTLDCIVTDHAPHSPQEKADFLQAPNGIVGLETSLAASITELYHKQGMPLSEIVRKMSLNPAEILGIEGGTLSIGKPADITLFHPDEAWTVDASCFKSKSRNTPFDGQKLIGKVKYTILSGKVTYKDERKA
- a CDS encoding carbamoyl phosphate synthase small subunit; amino-acid sequence: MSNIQQSKQATLLLEDGTIFKGKSFGAQGSAIGEVVFTTGAVGFQETITDPSYCGQIITQTFPLTGNYGINSEDCESAKSYAAGYIAREWCSEPSNFRSEQTIDAFLKEQGIIGICDIDTRSLTIHLRENGTMNGMITTDIITDKSALLHKLKAYKLTDTVETVSVKQNTLYHAEKSCKGTVALYDFGCKQSIINGITAQGYDVVAMPYHTPLTGAMRLNPNGIVLAGGPGSPDDYKDMIDNIKPLLKGDLPVMGVGLGHQLLACAAGGKVTKMKHGHRGGNQPVIDIRLNKTFVTAQNHSYTVECASLSENVCEVFCHNINDKTCEGILYKNAPAFSIQFHPEAFTGTGDTHYYLNEFVNMMNARGIK